The Setaria italica strain Yugu1 chromosome IX, Setaria_italica_v2.0, whole genome shotgun sequence genome has a window encoding:
- the LOC105913598 gene encoding replication protein A 70 kDa DNA-binding subunit C isoform X1, translating to MNKCTVRVRISRLWESFNPKNDISFGLDSLLIDDQGETMQVRVHPDDIDQFEDQLVEGNVYALSNFTVENTRESYMICSNELTMYFGGQTVVNEIEDTDLIPLHSFEFINFKDLRSRCDDTSLLADVLGHIVYVGELEEVWKKSRRIEICNARIRNLRGRELSITLYGDIASGFAEDMLEEGREASVVAVFAGMRVESSHSVCSTTCSKYYLDLEIPEVEEFRANFRIQQENPVPKKSPAQKLAESWRTVEQLKSLDPEEYDEDTTFLCRVSLIDIDCSSGWCYLGCDICQKSMYGAPRKYKCGRCGPIKRPIQWYKLKTKVQDATGTMNLMIFCEVAEELVGVSAEELVDEIEDDDEWYTLPDKIEDLLGSTHTFQVFDKHCNGSFSVQSIVDHVSVPAPAATATQCKEEPVPEGSVDAAAAILTPATTQCKEEPVSEGSDSTAIPTPTTTQCKEEPVSDSSDNAAVPTANTTQCKEEPAPDGSDNTALPTPTATKCKEEPVSDGSDNAAFPTPTTTQCKEEPVPEGSVDAAEARSKSTRLQKPNKRLRVDDWIN from the exons ATGAACAAATGTACAGTCCGAGTGCGCATCTCGCGGCTGTGGGAGTCCTTCAATCCAAAAAATGATATATCGTTCGGCCTTGACAGCCTTCTGATTGATGATCAG GGTGAAACTATGCAGGTGCGTGTACATCCCGATGATATTGATCAGTTTGAAGATCAGCTAGTTGAAGGGAATGTCTATGCCTTGTCAAATTTTACAGTTGAAAATACGAGGGAAAGCTACATGATCTGTAGCAATGAGTTGACTATGTACTTTGGAGGGCAGACGGTTGTCAATGAGATAGAAGATACTGATTTGATACCCCTCCACAGCTTTGAGTTCATTAATTTTAAGGATCTCCGTTCTAGGTGTGACGACACTAGCTTATTGGCAG ATGTTTTGGGCCACATAGTATATGTTGGGGAGCTAGAGGAGGTCTGGAAAAAATCCCGTCGTATAGAAATTTGCAATGCAAGAATTCGGAATTTGAG AGGAAGAGAATTGAGTATCACATTGTATGGGGATATTGCTTCTGGTTTTGCTGAGGATATGCTCGAGGAAGGCCGAGAAGCCTCAGTTGTTGCTGTCTTTGCAGGGATGCGTGTTGAGTCCTCACATTCAG TTTGCTCTACAACATGTTCAAAGTACTATCTAGATTTGGAAATACCAGAGGTGGAAGAATTCCGTGCGAA TTTTCGCATTCAGCAAGAAAACCCCGTACCGAAAAAAAGTCCAGCTCAGAAGTTAGCCGAGAGTTGGCGAACAGTTGAACAGCTAAAAAGCCTCGATCCAGAGGAGTACGATGAG GATACCACGTTTTTGTGCAGAGTCTCCCTGATAGATATAGATTGCAGCAGTGGCTGGTGTTATCTTGGATGCGACATCTGCCAAAAGTCAATGTACGGGGCCCCAAGGAAATACAAGTGCGGCCGATGTGGCCCAATTAAGAGACCAATTCAATG GTACAAGCTGAAGACGAAGGTGCAAGATGCCACCGGAACAATGAACTTGATGATCTTCTGTGAGGTGGCTGAGGAGCTGGTCGGTGTCTCTGCGGAGGAGCTTGTTGATGAGAtcgaggatgatgatgagtgGTACACCCTGCCAGATAAAATTGAGGATCTTCTTGGGTCGACCCACACTTTCCAAGTATTCGACAAGCACTGCAATGGGAGCTTTTCGGTGCAGTCAATCGTGGATCATGTTAGCGTCCCAGCCCCTGCTGCAACCGCTACTCAATGCAAGGAGGAGCCTGTCCCTGAGGGAAGTGTTGACGCGGCAGCGGCAATCCTTACTCCCGCTACTACTCAGTGTAAGGAGGAGCCTGTCTCTGAGGGCAGCGATAGCACTGCGATCCCTACTCCAACCACTACTCAATGCAAGGAGGAGCCTGTCTCCGACAGCAGCGACAATGCTGCAGTTCCTACTGCAAACACTACCCAATGCAAGGAGGAGCCTGCCCCTGATGGCAGCGATAACACTGCTCTCCCTACTCCAACCGCTACCAAATGCAAGGAGGAGCCTGTGTCTGACGGCAGTGATAATGCTGCATTCCCTACTCCAACTACTACCCAGTGCAAGGAGGAGCCTGTTCCTGAGGGCAGCGTTGACGCGGCAGAAGCAAGGTCCAAGTCCACTCGACTGCAGAAGCCTAACAAGCGTCTGCGAGTGGACGACTGGATCAACTAA
- the LOC105913598 gene encoding uncharacterized protein LOC105913598 isoform X2: MICSNELTMYFGGQTVVNEIEDTDLIPLHSFEFINFKDLRSRCDDTSLLADVLGHIVYVGELEEVWKKSRRIEICNARIRNLRGRELSITLYGDIASGFAEDMLEEGREASVVAVFAGMRVESSHSVCSTTCSKYYLDLEIPEVEEFRANFRIQQENPVPKKSPAQKLAESWRTVEQLKSLDPEEYDEDTTFLCRVSLIDIDCSSGWCYLGCDICQKSMYGAPRKYKCGRCGPIKRPIQWYKLKTKVQDATGTMNLMIFCEVAEELVGVSAEELVDEIEDDDEWYTLPDKIEDLLGSTHTFQVFDKHCNGSFSVQSIVDHVSVPAPAATATQCKEEPVPEGSVDAAAAILTPATTQCKEEPVSEGSDSTAIPTPTTTQCKEEPVSDSSDNAAVPTANTTQCKEEPAPDGSDNTALPTPTATKCKEEPVSDGSDNAAFPTPTTTQCKEEPVPEGSVDAAEARSKSTRLQKPNKRLRVDDWIN; the protein is encoded by the exons ATGATCTGTAGCAATGAGTTGACTATGTACTTTGGAGGGCAGACGGTTGTCAATGAGATAGAAGATACTGATTTGATACCCCTCCACAGCTTTGAGTTCATTAATTTTAAGGATCTCCGTTCTAGGTGTGACGACACTAGCTTATTGGCAG ATGTTTTGGGCCACATAGTATATGTTGGGGAGCTAGAGGAGGTCTGGAAAAAATCCCGTCGTATAGAAATTTGCAATGCAAGAATTCGGAATTTGAG AGGAAGAGAATTGAGTATCACATTGTATGGGGATATTGCTTCTGGTTTTGCTGAGGATATGCTCGAGGAAGGCCGAGAAGCCTCAGTTGTTGCTGTCTTTGCAGGGATGCGTGTTGAGTCCTCACATTCAG TTTGCTCTACAACATGTTCAAAGTACTATCTAGATTTGGAAATACCAGAGGTGGAAGAATTCCGTGCGAA TTTTCGCATTCAGCAAGAAAACCCCGTACCGAAAAAAAGTCCAGCTCAGAAGTTAGCCGAGAGTTGGCGAACAGTTGAACAGCTAAAAAGCCTCGATCCAGAGGAGTACGATGAG GATACCACGTTTTTGTGCAGAGTCTCCCTGATAGATATAGATTGCAGCAGTGGCTGGTGTTATCTTGGATGCGACATCTGCCAAAAGTCAATGTACGGGGCCCCAAGGAAATACAAGTGCGGCCGATGTGGCCCAATTAAGAGACCAATTCAATG GTACAAGCTGAAGACGAAGGTGCAAGATGCCACCGGAACAATGAACTTGATGATCTTCTGTGAGGTGGCTGAGGAGCTGGTCGGTGTCTCTGCGGAGGAGCTTGTTGATGAGAtcgaggatgatgatgagtgGTACACCCTGCCAGATAAAATTGAGGATCTTCTTGGGTCGACCCACACTTTCCAAGTATTCGACAAGCACTGCAATGGGAGCTTTTCGGTGCAGTCAATCGTGGATCATGTTAGCGTCCCAGCCCCTGCTGCAACCGCTACTCAATGCAAGGAGGAGCCTGTCCCTGAGGGAAGTGTTGACGCGGCAGCGGCAATCCTTACTCCCGCTACTACTCAGTGTAAGGAGGAGCCTGTCTCTGAGGGCAGCGATAGCACTGCGATCCCTACTCCAACCACTACTCAATGCAAGGAGGAGCCTGTCTCCGACAGCAGCGACAATGCTGCAGTTCCTACTGCAAACACTACCCAATGCAAGGAGGAGCCTGCCCCTGATGGCAGCGATAACACTGCTCTCCCTACTCCAACCGCTACCAAATGCAAGGAGGAGCCTGTGTCTGACGGCAGTGATAATGCTGCATTCCCTACTCCAACTACTACCCAGTGCAAGGAGGAGCCTGTTCCTGAGGGCAGCGTTGACGCGGCAGAAGCAAGGTCCAAGTCCACTCGACTGCAGAAGCCTAACAAGCGTCTGCGAGTGGACGACTGGATCAACTAA
- the LOC101755936 gene encoding uncharacterized protein LOC101755936: MKLLRVAAVASLLLALAATAGAIVTIDVTNTASNTLGGQRFDREVGLDFPRQIISEASMFIWMTFNQTNPADRKPVDAIALVVADVGGVAFTSNDVITLSAQYIGNYSGNVRIEVASVLFHETTHVWQWDGQGQASRGLIEGIADYIVYTAGYRPAYWVQQGQGERWDEGYSVTAMFLVYCDTLRPGFVALLNAKMRYGYTDDLFAQILGKDVQQLWQDYKAMYGA, translated from the exons ATGAAGCTGCTTCGCGTCGCCGCGGTCGCATCCCTCCTGCTTGCCCTTGCCGCGACGGCCGGCGCCATCGTCACGATCGACGTGACGAACACGGCGTCCAACACCCTCGGCGGCCAGCGGTTCGACCGGGAAGTCGGTCTCGATTTCCCGAGGCAGATCATCTCTGAAGCGTCCATGTTCATCTGGATGACCTTCAACCAGACCAACCCCGCCGACCGCAAGCCCGTCGACGCGAtcgccctcgtcgtcgccgacgtcggcggcgtcgcCTTCACCAGCAACGACGTCATCACCCTCAGCGCCCAGTACATCGGCAACTACTCCGGCAATGTCAGAATCGAG GTGGCCAGCGTGCTGTTCCACGAGACGACGCACGTGTGGCAGTGGGACGGGCAGGGGCAGGCGAGCCGCGGCCTCATCGAGGGCATCGCCGACTACATCGTGTACACGGCGGGCTACAGACCGGCGTACTGGGTGCAGCAGGGGCAGGGAGAAAGGTGGGATGAGGGGTACTCCGTGACGGCGATGTTCCTGGTCTACTGCGACACGCTCAGGCCGGGCTTCGTGGCGCTGCTCAACGCCAAGATGAGGTACGGCTACACCGACGATCTCTTCGCTCAGATCCTGGGCAAGGACGTGCAGCAGCTGTGGCAGGATTACAAGGCTATGTACGGGGCCTGA